The following are encoded in a window of Aromatoleum petrolei genomic DNA:
- a CDS encoding enoyl-CoA hydratase/isomerase family protein — translation MSNLYDLPEDILVSAEGGLRIITLNRPNDLNASTTEMLFAYPKLFRALAEDSEARVAILTGAGRAFSAGGDMRHFVKTLDDTDFARAVQENSRRTIHGFIDVPIPIIAAVNGPAVGWGATMATLCDIVLMSEKSFMAEPHINIGLVVGDGISVSWPLYTSLLRAKELIFTGDRIMPQQAVEFGLANRVVPPERLMDEARSLADKLLKQPRQALRETKKLMNLYLHRSAAQMLDATLGRQLAATLSEEHHTIASNFIAQQKRNQGDKQ, via the coding sequence ATGTCCAACCTCTACGATCTTCCCGAAGACATCCTCGTCAGTGCCGAGGGTGGCCTGCGCATCATCACACTGAACCGCCCAAACGACCTCAATGCCTCGACCACCGAGATGCTGTTCGCCTATCCCAAGCTCTTCCGCGCGCTGGCCGAGGATTCGGAGGCCAGGGTGGCCATCCTCACCGGTGCGGGGCGCGCCTTCAGCGCCGGCGGCGATATGCGCCACTTCGTCAAGACGCTCGACGACACGGATTTCGCACGGGCCGTGCAGGAAAATTCAAGGCGCACCATCCACGGTTTTATCGACGTGCCGATTCCCATCATCGCGGCGGTCAACGGTCCGGCGGTCGGATGGGGCGCAACGATGGCAACCCTGTGCGACATCGTGCTGATGTCGGAGAAATCGTTCATGGCCGAACCCCACATCAACATCGGCCTCGTCGTCGGTGACGGCATCTCCGTTTCCTGGCCGCTCTACACGAGCCTGCTGCGCGCCAAGGAACTGATCTTTACCGGCGACCGCATCATGCCGCAACAGGCGGTGGAATTCGGGCTGGCCAATCGGGTCGTGCCGCCGGAAAGACTGATGGATGAAGCCCGCTCCTTGGCAGACAAGCTGCTAAAGCAACCGCGCCAAGCCCTGCGCGAGACGAAGAAGCTCATGAACCTCTATCTCCATCGGTCGGCGGCGCAAATGCTCGACGCCACCCTCGGCCGCCAGTTGGCCGCGACCCTGAGCGAAGAGCATCACACGATCGCATCGAACTTCATCGCCCAACAGAAACGCAACCAGGGAGACAAGCAGTGA
- a CDS encoding acyl-CoA dehydrogenase family protein, which translates to MNFNFSPEDEAFRLEVRQFMQENVPPDIARRAAVMYPPPIADFRRWQKILNAKGWGAPHLPPQYGGTAWSPIRKHIFLDELYKADGIDYGWQGLHMVAPVLVAFGSEAQRQRFLPPMLNGDEIWCQGFSEPGAGSDLANLRTHAKLVGDEWVINGQKIWTSDAAESDWGFFLVRTDQTVKPQKGISFLLVKMDAPGITIRPIEAINGGHDLNEVFLDNVRVPKDQLVGEAGMGWTYAKYLLEKERTTSAFLYFNKRELERAKESAWRERINGVTLIDTPDFARKLARVEADLHALEWSVLRILAGERTSHNADAVVSALKICGAEMQQRVTELQVDALGARALRFFGSDADTLHNSDAWPADVPGKSARFLFERASTIFGGTREVQKNIIAKLEFNL; encoded by the coding sequence GTGAACTTCAATTTCAGCCCAGAAGACGAGGCCTTCCGGCTCGAGGTTCGGCAGTTCATGCAGGAAAACGTGCCGCCGGATATTGCGCGCCGCGCCGCCGTCATGTATCCGCCGCCAATCGCCGACTTTCGCCGCTGGCAAAAGATTCTCAATGCCAAGGGCTGGGGGGCGCCCCATCTTCCACCCCAGTACGGCGGGACCGCATGGAGCCCGATCCGCAAGCACATCTTCCTCGACGAGTTGTACAAGGCCGACGGGATAGACTATGGCTGGCAGGGCCTGCACATGGTGGCCCCCGTCCTCGTGGCGTTTGGTTCGGAAGCGCAAAGGCAACGTTTCCTGCCCCCCATGCTGAACGGCGACGAAATTTGGTGCCAGGGCTTCTCGGAACCGGGCGCCGGTTCGGATCTCGCCAATTTGCGCACGCATGCCAAACTGGTCGGCGACGAATGGGTCATCAATGGGCAAAAGATCTGGACCAGCGACGCAGCCGAATCCGACTGGGGATTCTTCCTCGTGCGCACCGACCAGACGGTCAAACCGCAGAAAGGCATTTCTTTCCTGCTGGTCAAGATGGACGCGCCCGGCATCACAATACGTCCGATCGAAGCCATCAACGGCGGGCACGACCTCAACGAGGTTTTCCTCGACAATGTGCGGGTGCCGAAGGATCAGCTCGTCGGGGAAGCCGGCATGGGCTGGACATACGCCAAATACCTGCTGGAAAAGGAGCGCACCACCAGCGCCTTCCTGTACTTCAACAAGCGCGAGCTGGAAAGGGCGAAAGAGTCGGCTTGGCGCGAGCGGATCAATGGCGTTACGCTCATCGATACCCCCGATTTCGCGCGCAAGCTGGCGCGGGTCGAAGCCGATCTGCACGCACTCGAATGGTCCGTGCTGCGCATCCTGGCCGGAGAAAGGACCAGCCACAATGCCGATGCGGTGGTCTCCGCGTTGAAGATCTGTGGCGCAGAGATGCAGCAGCGCGTGACCGAACTTCAGGTCGATGCACTGGGCGCGCGCGCACTGCGGTTCTTCGGCAGCGACGCCGATACATTACATAATTCTGACGCCTGGCCGGCAGACGTGCCGGGAAAATCTGCCCGGTTCCTGTTCGAACGCGCCTCTACGATCTTTGGTGGCACCCGGGAAGTGCAAAAAAACATTATCGCCAAGCTGGAGTTCAATCTTTGA
- a CDS encoding SDR family NAD(P)-dependent oxidoreductase, whose product MNEIEGRTAVVTGAGGGIGRSIALALADAGANVVVSDIEPEAAAAVAAEVRDRGVRSMMVKTDVSRLDEVEQLAQAAYKQFGAVEILVNNAGVTLRPFRASWDTSYDDFRWVMSVNFWGVLHGHHVFVPRMLQTEGEKHIVNTSSMASLLTVPGHCAYSISKCAVDGLSHCAREELKTQGIGVSILHPGPVRTRIISSERLRTEEDRSEARGVKPWADPTSAAKAEHDVRSVPSQVDPDVASSPMDYITANAIGIKVVAGIRGNIPHILTHPIPVEALQARTNVVIAGLPPHGG is encoded by the coding sequence ATGAACGAGATAGAAGGACGTACTGCCGTCGTCACTGGTGCCGGCGGCGGAATCGGGCGGTCCATTGCCCTTGCCCTGGCGGACGCGGGTGCCAATGTAGTCGTGTCGGATATCGAACCGGAAGCGGCTGCAGCAGTCGCTGCAGAGGTCCGCGACCGGGGTGTTCGATCAATGATGGTCAAGACGGATGTATCGCGGCTCGATGAGGTCGAACAACTCGCTCAGGCTGCCTACAAGCAGTTTGGAGCCGTCGAGATTCTCGTCAATAACGCCGGCGTGACTCTCAGGCCCTTCCGCGCTTCGTGGGATACCAGCTACGATGACTTCCGCTGGGTGATGAGCGTGAACTTCTGGGGAGTGTTGCACGGCCATCACGTCTTTGTTCCGCGCATGCTGCAGACTGAAGGTGAAAAGCACATCGTCAACACCTCCTCGATGGCCTCGCTCCTTACCGTTCCAGGGCATTGCGCGTATTCCATATCGAAATGCGCCGTCGACGGGCTTTCTCACTGTGCGCGCGAAGAACTCAAGACACAGGGAATCGGCGTCAGCATCCTGCACCCGGGGCCGGTCCGCACGCGCATCATCTCCAGCGAGCGTCTTCGAACGGAGGAAGATCGCTCCGAGGCCCGGGGCGTAAAACCGTGGGCGGATCCGACCAGCGCCGCCAAGGCCGAACATGATGTGCGGAGCGTCCCCTCTCAAGTTGATCCAGACGTCGCGTCAAGTCCCATGGACTACATAACGGCCAATGCGATTGGCATCAAGGTTGTTGCGGGGATCAGGGGGAATATTCCGCACATTCTGACGCACCCTATCCCCGTCGAAGCGCTCCAAGCCCGTACCAACGTGGTCATTGCAGGCTTACCGCCCCACGGCGGTTGA
- a CDS encoding NAD(P)H-dependent flavin oxidoreductase: MKTAVTELLAIKYPIVQGGMMWVGRAELASAVSNAGGLGTLTALTQPTPDALRVEVERCRGMTDQPFAVNLTVLPTASPPPYAEYVQAIIDSGVKIVETAGNAKEYFDRFKAAGIRIIHKCTSVRHAQSAERNGVDIVSIDGFECAGHPGDDDIGGLVLIPAAVSALKIPVIASGGIADGRGLAAALALGAQGVNMGTRFMTTQEAPIHRNIKEALINGSERDTVLIFRTLKNTGRVFRNAISEEVVSIERRPGGCTFEDVRPLVTGARGRGTLESGNVNDGLVWGSQAIGLMNDIPTCAALLERMVKECREQLDRARAYM, encoded by the coding sequence ATGAAGACCGCAGTCACCGAGCTTCTCGCCATCAAGTATCCGATCGTCCAGGGGGGCATGATGTGGGTCGGCCGTGCCGAGCTCGCCTCCGCCGTATCCAATGCGGGGGGGCTTGGCACGCTCACGGCGCTGACCCAGCCGACCCCGGATGCCCTGCGTGTCGAGGTTGAACGCTGCCGCGGTATGACGGACCAGCCCTTCGCCGTGAATCTCACAGTCCTGCCGACGGCGAGCCCGCCGCCGTATGCCGAGTACGTCCAGGCCATCATCGACAGCGGCGTGAAGATCGTCGAGACTGCCGGTAATGCAAAGGAATACTTCGACAGGTTCAAGGCGGCCGGCATTCGCATCATTCACAAATGCACTTCTGTGCGCCACGCTCAAAGCGCCGAGCGCAACGGGGTCGACATCGTAAGCATCGACGGTTTCGAATGCGCTGGCCATCCCGGTGACGACGACATTGGCGGCCTCGTGTTGATCCCGGCGGCAGTAAGTGCGCTGAAAATTCCGGTCATCGCATCCGGCGGCATCGCCGACGGCAGGGGACTGGCCGCGGCGCTGGCCCTTGGCGCCCAAGGCGTCAATATGGGGACGCGCTTCATGACGACGCAGGAGGCGCCGATTCATCGCAACATCAAGGAAGCACTGATCAATGGCAGCGAGCGCGACACTGTACTGATCTTCCGCACCCTCAAGAACACCGGGCGCGTGTTCCGGAACGCTATTTCCGAGGAAGTGGTGAGCATCGAGCGGCGCCCGGGGGGCTGCACCTTCGAGGATGTGAGGCCGCTCGTGACCGGTGCCCGAGGGCGCGGTACCCTGGAGTCGGGAAACGTCAATGATGGTCTCGTGTGGGGGAGCCAGGCCATCGGCCTGATGAACGACATCCCGACCTGCGCGGCGCTTCTCGAGCGAATGGTGAAGGAATGCCGGGAACAGCTCGACCGCGCACGCGCCTACATGTAA
- a CDS encoding acyl-CoA dehydrogenase family protein: MNFDLSEEQQMLQDSVRRYVDKSYTFEARARLVADAGGFSRETWSTFAEMGWLMAPIPEAYGGLGFGEVETALIAEGLGRGLVLEPYTFCTVFPAAILRGCAGEAQKEALLSALGGGETLVAVAHSEPEARGCVAHVSASATRRSDGAYLLNGRKSLVVAAPMADRIIVVARSAGAVRDEAGISLFVLDPHGPGVRLEPYRLLDGTPAADIVLEDAVVPATALLGEEGKAFAGVQRGVDEAIVSLCAETVGGMEDVIALCAEYLKTRQQFGVPIGSFQALQHRMADMAIELMQARATLHRGLAALADPGLGDTSAVISGCKAQITKSAKFVSAQGIQLHGGYGITEEYRVGHHYRRLVLADAWFGNLDYHLARYAARIQAEGRTMAFA, from the coding sequence ATGAATTTCGATCTCAGCGAAGAACAGCAGATGCTGCAGGACAGCGTCCGCCGCTATGTGGACAAGTCCTACACTTTCGAGGCGCGGGCGCGGCTGGTGGCGGACGCCGGCGGTTTCAGCCGCGAGACATGGAGCACATTTGCCGAGATGGGCTGGCTGATGGCGCCCATTCCCGAAGCCTATGGCGGCCTGGGGTTCGGCGAGGTGGAGACGGCGCTGATTGCCGAGGGGCTCGGGCGCGGCCTGGTGCTCGAGCCCTACACCTTCTGCACGGTCTTCCCCGCGGCTATCCTGCGTGGCTGCGCTGGCGAGGCGCAAAAGGAGGCACTTCTTAGTGCCTTGGGCGGCGGCGAGACGCTGGTCGCGGTCGCTCACAGCGAGCCGGAGGCGCGCGGCTGCGTCGCTCACGTGTCCGCATCGGCCACGCGACGGTCCGATGGCGCTTACCTGCTGAACGGCCGCAAGAGCCTCGTCGTCGCCGCGCCGATGGCCGATCGCATCATCGTCGTCGCCCGAAGCGCCGGCGCCGTACGCGACGAGGCCGGCATTTCCCTGTTCGTCCTCGACCCGCATGGGCCGGGAGTCCGGCTCGAACCCTACCGCCTGCTCGACGGCACGCCAGCCGCCGACATCGTGCTCGAGGACGCCGTCGTGCCGGCCACCGCCTTGCTCGGCGAAGAGGGCAAGGCTTTCGCCGGTGTGCAGCGCGGGGTGGATGAGGCCATCGTGTCGCTGTGCGCGGAGACTGTCGGTGGCATGGAGGACGTGATCGCCCTGTGCGCCGAGTACCTCAAGACGCGCCAGCAGTTTGGCGTACCGATCGGCAGCTTTCAGGCCCTCCAGCACCGCATGGCCGACATGGCGATCGAGCTGATGCAGGCGCGCGCGACCCTGCACCGGGGCCTCGCGGCGCTGGCCGATCCGGGGCTCGGGGACACGAGCGCGGTGATTTCCGGCTGCAAGGCTCAGATCACCAAGAGCGCCAAGTTCGTCTCCGCCCAGGGCATCCAGTTGCACGGCGGCTACGGCATCACCGAGGAGTATCGGGTGGGCCACCACTATCGCCGGCTGGTATTGGCCGACGCCTGGTTCGGCAATCTCGACTACCACCTCGCTCGCTATGCAGCGCGCATTCAGGCCGAAGGCCGGACGATGGCTTTCGCCTGA
- a CDS encoding acyl-CoA dehydrogenase family protein: MDFIPSSNDEDFRREVRSFLREHLPAELAWRGQQGYLPDKEDSLRWTRILHETRGWSVPFWPKEYGGTGWSAAQRYIFAEECYLAGAPIQNQAAVDLVGPVICHFGTDKQKQRFLPPIQRGEVFWIQGFSEPGAGSDLANLRTTAIRDGDHYVVNGQKIWTSFGVYGDWNFMLVRTDPAAKPQKGISFLLVDSRSPGVTIRPITSLDGCGHLAEVFYDNVRVPVENLVGEENKGWGYTKFLLFNERAFLGAEAPALKRYLAKIRRYASRERVGGRPLIEDPNFAARMAQYELEVLAIDMTVQKILHQGLTEQNGGMAIGSMLKVRGSEMHQKLTEMLVEVIGDYGPVFYPSTADDPSVREEQFVGPEYAPGLAAELFYRRACSIYGGTAEIQRNIIAKTLFGLP, encoded by the coding sequence ATGGACTTCATCCCTTCTTCTAACGACGAGGACTTTCGCCGGGAAGTACGGAGCTTCCTGCGCGAGCATCTGCCGGCCGAGCTGGCCTGGCGGGGGCAGCAGGGCTACCTGCCGGACAAGGAGGATTCCCTGCGCTGGACGCGGATCCTGCACGAAACCCGCGGCTGGTCAGTGCCGTTTTGGCCGAAGGAATACGGCGGCACCGGCTGGTCGGCGGCCCAACGCTACATCTTCGCGGAGGAGTGTTATCTGGCGGGGGCGCCGATCCAGAATCAGGCCGCCGTTGACCTTGTCGGGCCGGTAATCTGTCATTTCGGCACCGATAAGCAGAAACAGCGCTTTCTGCCGCCGATCCAGCGCGGGGAGGTGTTCTGGATCCAGGGCTTCTCTGAGCCGGGAGCGGGTTCCGATCTGGCCAATCTGCGCACCACCGCCATTCGTGACGGTGATCATTACGTCGTCAATGGCCAGAAGATCTGGACCAGCTTTGGCGTGTACGGTGACTGGAACTTCATGCTGGTTCGCACCGATCCGGCCGCCAAGCCGCAGAAGGGGATCTCCTTCCTGCTGGTCGACTCCCGATCGCCGGGCGTCACGATTCGTCCCATCACGAGCCTGGACGGGTGCGGTCATCTCGCGGAAGTCTTTTACGACAACGTCCGCGTGCCAGTCGAGAACTTGGTCGGCGAGGAGAACAAGGGTTGGGGGTACACCAAGTTCCTGCTCTTCAACGAGCGCGCGTTCCTCGGTGCCGAGGCGCCGGCGCTGAAGCGCTATCTCGCCAAGATTCGCCGCTACGCTTCGCGCGAAAGAGTTGGCGGGAGACCTCTAATCGAGGATCCGAACTTCGCCGCACGCATGGCGCAGTACGAGCTTGAGGTGCTCGCCATCGACATGACCGTGCAGAAGATCCTGCATCAGGGCCTCACCGAGCAGAATGGCGGCATGGCGATCGGCTCGATGCTCAAGGTTCGGGGTTCCGAGATGCATCAGAAGCTGACCGAGATGCTGGTGGAGGTGATCGGCGATTACGGCCCGGTGTTCTATCCGAGCACCGCCGACGACCCGTCGGTGCGCGAGGAGCAGTTCGTCGGCCCTGAGTATGCTCCGGGTCTTGCCGCGGAGCTGTTCTACCGCCGTGCCTGCTCGATCTACGGCGGTACGGCGGAGATCCAGCGCAACATCATCGCGAAGACCTTGTTCGGCCTCCCGTGA
- a CDS encoding EAL and HDOD domain-containing protein: MDRSTEQILGFGTMVSARTDGTGPADRSNCFASPQVITDPNIKQEPGLKPADVFLGRQAIVDRYRNVIAYELLFRAGPDGCARVTDHSMATATVIANAFDTLGIQTVVGDCRAFINVDGPTLMSEAIETLPQQRVVIELLETIRVSDEIVRRCRELKAQGYRLALDDFSVYGEEYEPLLDVVDIVKVDTLMLEPASLANLVARLKMWPLRLLAEKVDCKQRATDCLALGFNLFQGFFFGRPVTLAA; this comes from the coding sequence ATGGACAGGTCAACGGAGCAGATTTTGGGGTTCGGCACTATGGTTTCAGCGCGAACGGACGGAACTGGACCTGCCGATCGCTCTAACTGTTTTGCATCACCTCAGGTCATTACGGACCCGAACATCAAGCAAGAACCAGGATTGAAACCGGCCGACGTGTTTCTCGGAAGGCAGGCCATCGTCGACCGCTACCGAAATGTGATTGCGTACGAGCTTCTGTTTCGTGCCGGGCCGGATGGCTGCGCTCGAGTTACTGACCATTCCATGGCCACCGCAACCGTGATCGCCAATGCCTTCGACACTCTAGGCATCCAAACGGTCGTGGGCGATTGCAGGGCATTCATCAACGTCGACGGGCCGACGTTGATGAGCGAGGCGATCGAAACACTGCCGCAGCAGCGCGTCGTGATCGAATTGCTGGAGACGATCCGCGTGAGTGACGAGATCGTCCGACGCTGCCGCGAACTGAAGGCGCAGGGCTACCGGCTTGCGCTCGATGATTTCAGCGTTTACGGAGAGGAGTACGAACCCCTCCTCGACGTCGTGGATATCGTCAAGGTCGACACGCTCATGCTCGAGCCGGCCTCCCTCGCAAACCTCGTTGCCCGACTGAAGATGTGGCCGCTGCGACTGCTGGCAGAAAAGGTCGACTGCAAGCAGCGTGCAACCGATTGCCTGGCACTCGGCTTCAACTTGTTTCAGGGCTTTTTCTTTGGCCGGCCGGTGACGCTGGCGGCGTAG
- a CDS encoding PaaI family thioesterase, with protein MMRADSVHAGRGAVEEDAAPRGASMVPEGFELIPPFGPFHELTGPLYHKRVEHGYVVGMRVEDKHRNRGQMVHGGMICMLADTAFSWASGHVRPAAAQALTSHLSVGFAGNAKPGDWIEAHVDIVKAGRRVVFSDCFIWCNGKRIAHATAQFQIVSVGGGATD; from the coding sequence ATGATGCGCGCCGATTCCGTTCATGCGGGGCGCGGAGCGGTGGAGGAGGACGCCGCTCCGCGGGGGGCGAGCATGGTTCCGGAGGGCTTCGAGCTCATCCCTCCTTTCGGGCCCTTTCATGAGCTGACCGGCCCGCTCTACCACAAGCGGGTCGAGCACGGTTACGTGGTCGGCATGCGCGTCGAGGACAAGCATCGTAACCGCGGGCAGATGGTTCACGGAGGGATGATCTGCATGCTTGCGGATACCGCCTTCTCTTGGGCCAGTGGCCATGTGCGTCCGGCGGCTGCGCAAGCGCTCACCAGTCACCTCTCCGTCGGCTTCGCCGGCAATGCCAAGCCGGGCGACTGGATCGAGGCTCACGTCGACATCGTCAAGGCGGGACGGCGTGTGGTGTTCTCAGACTGCTTCATCTGGTGCAACGGGAAACGTATCGCCCATGCGACGGCGCAGTTCCAGATTGTGAGCGTAGGCGGGGGCGCGACGGATTAG
- a CDS encoding acyl-CoA dehydrogenase family protein: MSYELNEDQLAIQDLIRRVARERVAPRADEIDRSAEYPHDMFELLRELGLFALPFPVDYGGTGSLLSACVAVEEFGRVCYNTGYLLVVQWTPFGAILAGGTDEQKARLLPGLATGELRGALSLTEPQSGSDVSGIKTTARRVPGGYRLNGAKIWCTNADIADFILVAAKTQGEDGAPLGINLFIVDKPVEGLTVGRKEDKMGARGIPSCPLFFDNAFLPENSRLGPEGGQGFKVAMEALNTSRPIVAARAVGIAQGAIDHAAAYIRERAAFGQKISDFQGIRWMIADMAMKTEAARQLVYRTAAMVDAGVTGRELAPMAAMAKCFASDVAMQVATDAVQLFGAAGVSAEYPINRYFRDAKVVQILEGTNQIQRNIIADGILGRAAKR, encoded by the coding sequence ATGAGCTACGAACTGAACGAAGACCAGCTTGCCATCCAGGATCTCATTCGCCGCGTCGCCCGCGAGCGGGTTGCGCCAAGGGCCGATGAGATCGACCGCAGCGCGGAGTACCCTCACGACATGTTCGAGCTGCTCAGGGAACTGGGCCTCTTCGCCCTGCCCTTTCCGGTCGACTATGGCGGCACTGGCAGCTTGCTGTCCGCCTGCGTGGCCGTCGAGGAGTTCGGTCGCGTCTGCTACAACACCGGCTATCTGCTGGTTGTGCAATGGACGCCCTTCGGTGCCATTCTCGCCGGCGGCACAGATGAGCAGAAGGCGCGCCTGCTCCCGGGCCTGGCCACAGGGGAGCTGCGTGGCGCCTTGTCGCTGACCGAGCCGCAGAGCGGCTCAGACGTGTCAGGGATCAAGACGACCGCCCGCCGTGTGCCCGGCGGGTACCGGCTCAACGGCGCCAAGATCTGGTGCACCAACGCCGACATTGCCGACTTCATCCTGGTCGCGGCGAAGACCCAGGGGGAAGACGGCGCACCTTTAGGCATCAATCTTTTCATAGTCGATAAGCCGGTGGAGGGCCTGACCGTCGGCCGCAAAGAAGACAAGATGGGGGCACGCGGCATCCCTTCCTGCCCCCTATTCTTCGATAACGCCTTCCTGCCCGAGAACAGCCGCCTCGGCCCCGAAGGCGGTCAGGGCTTCAAGGTGGCAATGGAAGCACTGAATACCAGCCGCCCGATCGTTGCCGCCCGTGCGGTGGGCATCGCCCAAGGCGCCATTGACCATGCCGCTGCGTACATCAGGGAGCGCGCCGCCTTCGGCCAGAAGATCAGCGATTTTCAGGGCATCCGCTGGATGATCGCAGACATGGCGATGAAGACCGAGGCCGCACGTCAGCTGGTCTACCGGACCGCCGCGATGGTGGACGCAGGGGTGACCGGCCGGGAGTTGGCACCGATGGCCGCAATGGCCAAGTGCTTCGCCTCCGACGTGGCCATGCAGGTCGCCACCGACGCGGTGCAACTCTTCGGTGCCGCCGGCGTATCCGCCGAATATCCGATCAATCGCTACTTCCGGGACGCGAAAGTGGTGCAGATTTTGGAAGGAACCAACCAGATCCAGCGCAACATCATCGCCGACGGGATTCTCGGCCGCGCGGCGAAGCGCTAA
- a CDS encoding SDR family oxidoreductase has protein sequence MFKDDLLKEKKILVTGGGTGLGKAIGKRYLELGAQLVICGRRKEVLDATAEEFRAALGDTCSKIETISCDIRDGEAVEAMMDEIWREGPLDVLVNNAAANFIARSEKLSHRAVDSVLDTTLHGTLYCTIAAGRRWIEGGRPGNVISTVSTPSFTGSAFTVPSAACKAGVLAMTRSLAVEWGPKDIRLNAVAPGLFPTPGAWEQLYPPGSQVERQESSVPLRRFGDHAELANLFAYLASDGSGYVTGDLVVMDGGRWMQGVGGPSFRAMQDWSDEQWDAMRSKGAK, from the coding sequence ATGTTCAAAGACGACCTGCTAAAAGAGAAGAAGATCCTCGTCACCGGTGGCGGCACTGGTCTGGGAAAAGCCATCGGCAAGCGCTACCTGGAACTCGGCGCCCAGTTGGTGATCTGCGGGCGGCGCAAGGAGGTGCTCGATGCCACCGCAGAGGAATTCCGTGCGGCCCTCGGCGACACGTGCAGCAAGATCGAGACCATCTCCTGCGACATCCGCGACGGCGAAGCCGTCGAAGCGATGATGGACGAGATCTGGCGCGAGGGCCCGCTCGACGTGCTGGTGAACAACGCGGCAGCCAACTTCATTGCCCGTTCCGAAAAACTCTCCCACCGCGCGGTCGACTCCGTCCTCGACACCACCCTTCACGGCACGCTCTACTGCACCATCGCCGCCGGGCGCCGCTGGATCGAGGGCGGCCGCCCCGGCAATGTCATCAGCACGGTGTCCACGCCCTCCTTCACCGGCTCCGCGTTTACCGTGCCCTCCGCCGCCTGCAAGGCCGGCGTGCTGGCGATGACTCGCAGTCTGGCGGTGGAATGGGGCCCCAAGGACATCCGCCTCAACGCCGTAGCGCCCGGTCTGTTCCCCACCCCCGGAGCCTGGGAGCAGTTGTATCCCCCGGGGTCCCAGGTGGAGCGCCAGGAGAGCAGTGTTCCCCTGCGCCGCTTCGGCGACCACGCCGAACTCGCCAACCTTTTTGCCTACCTGGCGAGCGACGGCTCGGGCTACGTGACCGGCGACCTCGTTGTCATGGACGGTGGCCGCTGGATGCAAGGCGTTGGTGGCCCCAGCTTCCGCGCGATGCAGGACTGGTCCGACGAGCAGTGGGACGCGATGCGGTCCAAGGGGGCCAAGTAA
- a CDS encoding CaiB/BaiF CoA transferase family protein → MGPLAGIKIVELAGIGPGPMCAMLLADLGATVIRVDRKVAVKLGIERPLKYNTLLRNRHVINVDLKDPHAVEMVLKLVEQADALIEGFRPGVTERLGLGPDTCLARNPRLIFGRMTGWGQDGPMAKWAGHDINYLALTGILDAIGREGEPPSIPLNLLGDYAGGSLYLALGILAGIIEARASGKGQVVDAAIVDGAANLATTFFGMLAAGIWKSGPGTRGTNITDSGSHFYDSYECKDGRYICVGPIEEKFYAEWLKLMDIDPATIGKQMEAGNWKAAKAIVADRFKTRTRDEWAAILEHSDACASPVLSFLEAPEHPHMKARGVFIEVGGVVQPAPAPKFSRTKPDIPTPPQEANSANADKALASWFSGEEIARLRAEGVID, encoded by the coding sequence ATGGGCCCTCTTGCCGGAATCAAGATCGTCGAACTTGCCGGCATCGGCCCAGGGCCGATGTGCGCGATGCTGCTCGCCGATCTCGGCGCGACCGTGATCCGCGTCGATCGCAAGGTGGCGGTCAAGCTCGGCATCGAGCGCCCGCTGAAGTACAACACGCTGCTGCGCAATCGTCACGTCATCAACGTGGACCTGAAGGATCCGCACGCGGTCGAGATGGTGTTGAAGCTGGTGGAACAGGCCGACGCCCTGATCGAGGGCTTCCGTCCCGGCGTCACCGAGCGCCTGGGTCTCGGCCCGGACACCTGTCTCGCCCGCAACCCGCGCCTGATCTTCGGGCGAATGACCGGGTGGGGGCAGGACGGGCCCATGGCCAAGTGGGCAGGTCACGACATCAACTACCTCGCACTGACCGGCATCCTCGACGCAATCGGGCGCGAGGGCGAGCCGCCTTCGATTCCCCTCAATCTCCTCGGCGACTACGCCGGCGGTTCGCTCTATCTGGCCCTCGGCATTCTGGCGGGCATCATCGAGGCGCGCGCCTCGGGGAAGGGCCAAGTGGTGGATGCAGCCATCGTGGATGGGGCGGCGAACCTCGCCACGACCTTCTTCGGCATGCTCGCCGCCGGAATCTGGAAATCCGGGCCGGGTACGCGCGGCACCAACATTACCGATTCGGGCTCCCACTTCTACGATTCCTACGAATGCAAGGACGGCCGCTATATCTGTGTGGGCCCCATCGAAGAGAAGTTTTATGCCGAATGGCTCAAATTGATGGATATCGATCCGGCGACCATCGGCAAGCAGATGGAAGCAGGCAACTGGAAGGCCGCCAAGGCGATCGTCGCTGACCGTTTCAAAACAAGGACGCGTGACGAGTGGGCGGCAATCCTAGAGCATAGCGACGCTTGCGCCTCCCCCGTTCTGAGTTTCCTCGAAGCACCCGAGCATCCCCACATGAAGGCGCGCGGCGTGTTCATCGAGGTGGGCGGTGTAGTGCAACCCGCGCCCGCGCCCAAATTCAGCCGCACCAAGCCCGACATACCGACCCCGCCCCAGGAAGCCAATTCGGCGAACGCAGACAAGGCTCTCGCCTCCTGGTTCAGTGGCGAAGAAATCGCCCGGCTGCGCGCCGAAGGCGTCATCGACTGA